GCAAACCACCCAACAACCCGGTGCCCGCTTCGCCCCTGCCGCCTTCGTCACCGGAGCCTTAGACCCCGTCCGCGATCGCGCTGATTTCTTGGCCTGGTTCCAGCCTTTACCCACGCCAATCATGGTTGTAATTGGAGAACAAGCCCCACCCAAATCCAAAGCCGAAATGGAGGCGATCGCCGCCCTACCCAATGTGGAGTCAAGACAAATGCCAGGGTCTCTGGGTCTGCATGAGGAGTATCCCGCAGCCGTAGCCGAGGTGGTTTTGCCATTTTTGCGATCGCCTGCTAGTTAAAGCTGAGACAAGGCATGAATGTCAATCGATAAGTTTAGCTCTCGCCATGCGACTGGAAGGGTAGTAGTTTCCAGCGTGAAATTATGCTCGGTGGCAAGCTCGATAAATTTCTTGGCGATCGTGCGTTGCGGATCACTAATGTAGGCAGTGCCACCAGGAGCTAGCAGTTGAGCGATCGCTTGCAAAATGGGCAAATGATTGCGCTGCTCATACAGCACATCCGCCGCCAAAATATAGTCAAACTGTTGCGTCAGGGTAATCTCTCGCCAATCCAGCAGTTGAGTTTTGATACTGATACCAATTTAAATCAGGTGCAGGGCAGATAAGCTAGGCTGAGAGGAGTTGTTTCGTCTGCTCTGCTGATGGCTGGTGTCACCTCGATTGAAGTCAACGAAAGTTTAGATGAGCTCGTAGAACAGTTGCGCCAAGCAGCTACGCCAACTGCCAAAGAACGACTGCAAGTGCTCTACTGGCTCAAGCAAGAGCAGGCACCGAGTATCAGCACGATCGCTCAAGCGGTGGGGAAACATCGCAACACGGTGCAAACCTGGTTATCGATGTACCGAGAAGGGGGAGTCGCAGCGATGCTGGAAGTGAAGAAATCATCTGGAAGGGTACGGGTGATTCCACGATGGGCGGAAGAAGCCCTAGCCAAGCGCCTACAAGACCCTAATCATGGATTTCAAAGCTACGGAGCGGTGCAGCAGTGGTTGGCTCAGACGCTAGGGGTCGAGGCGCAGTATCACGCGGTCTATCAGATGACGCGTTACCGACTCCAAGCCAAACTGAAAGTGGCCCGTCCTCAACATTGCCGACAAGACCCTCAGCAGCGAGAGGCGTTTAAGCAAACCTTGCAGACGACCTCAGCCTGCTGAGTCAGCACGCTGGTCAAGGGCACGAAGACAAACGCCCGATTCGCTACTTTGCGTCCGATGAGAGCCGCTTTGGACTACACACGCTCATCGGGCGCTTGATTACAGCTTGTGGCGTCAAGCCCATTGGAGCGTGGCAGTGGTTGTTCAAAGCCTTCTGGCTCTATGGAGCGGTCGAACCTGCAACGGGGGCATCCTTTTTCCTGCAATTTTCCCATGTCGATACGGAATGCTATCAGCGCTTCTTGGATGAGTTCTCTCAGGCTTATCCCGATAGCCTCAATATTGTTCAAGTCGATAACGGACGGTTCCACAAGGGCCAGGGTCTCGTGGTGCCAGAGAACATCATCCTGTTGTTTCAACCGCCTTACTGCCCAGAGTTAAATCCAGTGGAGCGATTGTGGGAACATCTCAAGGCAGATCTCAAATGGGCCTCGTTCAAGACGTTGGCTCAACTCCAAACCAAAGTCGATCAACTCTTGGCTGAGTTAACGCCTGAAGAGGTTGCTTCCATCACAGGTTATCCCTTCATCTTGGATGCTCTATCTGCCTTGAACGCTGTTTAAATTGGTATGACTTGATTCGCCGAAGCATTGAGCTGAGAAAAGTCTAGCGCTTCAGCAAAGTAATCCGTAGTGAGCATCTGTGCCCCCGCGATCGCCCCTGCCACACTCACCACCCCCACTCCAGACCCCAACTCCAAACAGCGAGCCTGCCGAAATTGAGGGCGAGTCAAGACAAACTCAGCCAAAGCGATCGAAGCAGGCCAAATTTCGGCCCAATAGGGCATCCGCTCGTCTTTCTGGAAGTCGTCGGGGTCAATTTTGTCTAGGAGTTCGTAGTTATTGGCGACGTTGAAGATGGTCAACTGTTTGCCAGCGATCGCGTAGGTGGTTTCAGCTAATTGGTACTCGATCGCTAGCTGCTTCTGAAGTGCTTGATTCATAACGAAGGGTGACTGCAACGGATAGCAGAGCGGTTAAGCTAGCCTGCAAAGCATTTTGATTCTGAGCCTCTAGTTATGGTACAAGCTGCCGACCATCTCATTGCTCGTCGCACCTTTGATGCACAAACCCTCGTCACCGCATTTCCACCTCGTTTTTACGACCCTAACAAACAGCTCGTCTACACGATCGCCTGCCCGCCAGAAACGGTGCATCAAGGCCAAATCATCTTTTCTCGCTGGCGCAAAATCAGCCTGCCTGAAACCCTAGATCCCGCCGAACCCCAAACGGTCTATGAGCCAAGGCCAGACTATTTTGGTTATGAACCATCACCGCCTGGTAGTTCTGCGGTGGAGTGGTATCTCAACTTTGCCCATTACGACTTATTTTGTGCCTACGATGGGCCTTTATTTGCTCAAGATGAGATGCAAGTCGCAGAGCATCCAGCGTTAGGCTCA
This region of Trichocoleus desertorum NBK24 genomic DNA includes:
- a CDS encoding methyltransferase domain-containing protein, translating into MGISIKTQLLDWREITLTQQFDYILAADVLYEQRNHLPILQAIAQLLAPGGTAYISDPQRTIAKKFIELATEHNFTLETTTLPVAWRELNLSIDIHALSQL
- a CDS encoding helix-turn-helix domain-containing protein — translated: MAGVTSIEVNESLDELVEQLRQAATPTAKERLQVLYWLKQEQAPSISTIAQAVGKHRNTVQTWLSMYREGGVAAMLEVKKSSGRVRVIPRWAEEALAKRLQDPNHGFQSYGAVQQWLAQTLGVEAQYHAVYQMTRYRLQAKLKVARPQHCRQDPQQREAFKQTLQTTSAC
- a CDS encoding IS630 family transposase; amino-acid sequence: MSQHAGQGHEDKRPIRYFASDESRFGLHTLIGRLITACGVKPIGAWQWLFKAFWLYGAVEPATGASFFLQFSHVDTECYQRFLDEFSQAYPDSLNIVQVDNGRFHKGQGLVVPENIILLFQPPYCPELNPVERLWEHLKADLKWASFKTLAQLQTKVDQLLAELTPEEVASITGYPFILDALSALNAV
- a CDS encoding methyltransferase, with protein sequence MNQALQKQLAIEYQLAETTYAIAGKQLTIFNVANNYELLDKIDPDDFQKDERMPYWAEIWPASIALAEFVLTRPQFRQARCLELGSGVGVVSVAGAIAGAQMLTTDYFAEALDFSQLNASANQVIPI